One Labeo rohita strain BAU-BD-2019 chromosome 12, IGBB_LRoh.1.0, whole genome shotgun sequence genomic region harbors:
- the ppp1r3cb gene encoding protein phosphatase 1 regulatory subunit 3C-B isoform X1 has protein sequence MDQQLLEVATLEIQTKVFRSNFSKTNSDVSKGIEDLIKRVLQILNPRPMPSPIMPVDVAMRICLAHSPPLRSFLSSYDCKSRNLVNQYKPLRSCISSKTDVDTDNLGWKSPEIKAKKKVVFADSKGMSLTAVHVFKEFEEDPMLDLQFELSDLEDAIVGLKVEKEKNLILDFPQPAADYLDFRNRLKKNLVCLENCIIQERSLTGTVKVSNVGFEKIVHVRITFDSWKSYTDIPCTYMNNVYGCEDVDTFSFSIDLPSFVPSHEQVEFCISYKTHDSTYWDNNDGKNYKLVHAENDPSQTSVTQKTTTDFKNQGKRPEMEFDQFGSPRTSSGFFPEWQSWGHIENTTPYW, from the exons ATGGACCAACAGTTGCTTGAAGTTGCCACTCTTGAGATACAGACTAAAGTGTTCAGATCAAACTTCAGCAAAACGAATTCAGACGTCTCAAAAGGAATAGAGGATCTtattaaaag GGTGCTGCAGATACTGAACCCCAGGCCAATGCCAAGTCCAATTATGCCTGTGGATGTGGCAATGAGAATTTGTCTGGCGCACTCGCCGCCTCTTCGCAGTTTCCTCAGTTCATATGACTGCAAGTCCAGGAACCTAGTCAACCAGTACAAACCTCTGAGATCCTGCATCAGTTCTAAGACAGATGTGGACACTGATAACCTAGGATGGAAGAGTCCCGAGATCAAAGCAAAAAAGAAAGTGGTTTTTGCTGACTCCAAAGGCATGTCTCTGACAGCAGTCCATGTGTTCAAGGAATTCGAGGAAGACCCCATGTTAGACCTGCAGTTCGAATTGTCAGACCTGGAGGATGCCATTGTGGGCCTGAAAGTGGAGAAGGAGAAGAATTTGATTTTGGATTTCCCTCAGCCTGCTGCAGACTATTTGGACTTCCGGAACCGTCTAAAGAAGAACCTGGTATGCTTGGAAAACTGTATAATTCAAGAGAGATCGCTCACCGGCACAGTCAAAGTGAGCAATGTAGGCTTTGAGAAAATTGTCCATGTGCGAATAACATTTGATTCATGGAAAAGCTACACTGACATTCCTTGTACGTACATGAATAATGTTTATGGTTGCGAGGACGTTGACACTTTCTCGTTTTCCATCGACCTTCCAAGTTTTGTGCCCTCACATGAGCAGGTGGAGTTCTGCATATCCTACAAAACTCATGATAGCACATACTGGGACAATAATGACGGGAAAAATTACAAGCTGGTACATGCAGAGAATGACCCCAGCCAGACCAGTGTAACCCAAAAGACGACGACAGATTTCAAGAATCAAGGCAAACGGCCAGAGATGGAATTCGATCAATTCGGGAGCCCGAGAACATCTAGTGGGTTCTTCCCCGAGTGGCAGAGTTGGGGTCATATTGAAAACACCACCCCCTACTGGTGA
- the ppp1r3cb gene encoding protein phosphatase 1 regulatory subunit 3C-B isoform X2: protein MNCTRVLQILNPRPMPSPIMPVDVAMRICLAHSPPLRSFLSSYDCKSRNLVNQYKPLRSCISSKTDVDTDNLGWKSPEIKAKKKVVFADSKGMSLTAVHVFKEFEEDPMLDLQFELSDLEDAIVGLKVEKEKNLILDFPQPAADYLDFRNRLKKNLVCLENCIIQERSLTGTVKVSNVGFEKIVHVRITFDSWKSYTDIPCTYMNNVYGCEDVDTFSFSIDLPSFVPSHEQVEFCISYKTHDSTYWDNNDGKNYKLVHAENDPSQTSVTQKTTTDFKNQGKRPEMEFDQFGSPRTSSGFFPEWQSWGHIENTTPYW, encoded by the exons ATGAATTGCACCAG GGTGCTGCAGATACTGAACCCCAGGCCAATGCCAAGTCCAATTATGCCTGTGGATGTGGCAATGAGAATTTGTCTGGCGCACTCGCCGCCTCTTCGCAGTTTCCTCAGTTCATATGACTGCAAGTCCAGGAACCTAGTCAACCAGTACAAACCTCTGAGATCCTGCATCAGTTCTAAGACAGATGTGGACACTGATAACCTAGGATGGAAGAGTCCCGAGATCAAAGCAAAAAAGAAAGTGGTTTTTGCTGACTCCAAAGGCATGTCTCTGACAGCAGTCCATGTGTTCAAGGAATTCGAGGAAGACCCCATGTTAGACCTGCAGTTCGAATTGTCAGACCTGGAGGATGCCATTGTGGGCCTGAAAGTGGAGAAGGAGAAGAATTTGATTTTGGATTTCCCTCAGCCTGCTGCAGACTATTTGGACTTCCGGAACCGTCTAAAGAAGAACCTGGTATGCTTGGAAAACTGTATAATTCAAGAGAGATCGCTCACCGGCACAGTCAAAGTGAGCAATGTAGGCTTTGAGAAAATTGTCCATGTGCGAATAACATTTGATTCATGGAAAAGCTACACTGACATTCCTTGTACGTACATGAATAATGTTTATGGTTGCGAGGACGTTGACACTTTCTCGTTTTCCATCGACCTTCCAAGTTTTGTGCCCTCACATGAGCAGGTGGAGTTCTGCATATCCTACAAAACTCATGATAGCACATACTGGGACAATAATGACGGGAAAAATTACAAGCTGGTACATGCAGAGAATGACCCCAGCCAGACCAGTGTAACCCAAAAGACGACGACAGATTTCAAGAATCAAGGCAAACGGCCAGAGATGGAATTCGATCAATTCGGGAGCCCGAGAACATCTAGTGGGTTCTTCCCCGAGTGGCAGAGTTGGGGTCATATTGAAAACACCACCCCCTACTGGTGA
- the mpp3b gene encoding MAGUK p55 subfamily member 3 isoform X1, which yields MPVLSPTTGLHEMLALLTSQLHPDANHKEDLVFLREVFSERSLSYLMKIHERLRQFQLQSPTPVLHSASCLAEDVAEELQNGPLEEDEKELLTLLTAPHVKAVLTVHDTVAQKNFEPVLPPLPDDLDDELEEESVKIVRLVKNKEPLGATIRRDEVTGAVVVARIMRGGAADRSGLVHVGDELREVNGNLIIHKRPEEISQILSQSQGSITLKIIPAIKEEDRFKESKVYLRALFDYTPFEDKATPCQEAGLPFTCGDILQVVSQDDPTWWQAKRVGDSNLRAGLIPSRQFQERRLLYRIKMGTHQSPKSPRATPCDQTCEKEDCDSEGSVSGQHVVSPKCKAVAPSCGQAFSWEFYSAGLRRSFRLSRKDHQGSTKESRPAESAENEFLIYEEVTLYQMRPQEKPRLVVLIGSLGARINELKQKVIAENPHRYGVAVPHTTRPRKSHEKEGVEYHFISKQAFEADIQSNKFIEYGEYKNNQYGTSLESIRSVLARNKVCLVDVQPEALKILRTAEFKPYVIYVKPRIPEIHLQRSSPTSPGRGDNGHITDEDLQDMRQSAEQMDQQYGHLVDRVLVKEDSASACVELRNILERLEREPQWVPVNWVRS from the exons ATGCCTGTTCTCTCACCTACCACAG GTTTACATGAGATGCTAGCCCTTCTCACCTCCCAGCTACATCCAGATGCAAATCATAAGGAGGACCTTGTCTTTCTCAGGGAGGTCTTCAGTGAGAGGAGCCTCAGCTATCTTATGAAA ATCCATGAGCGACTGAGGCAGTTCCAGCTCCAGAGCCCAACCCCAGTGCTCCACAGCGCATCCTGCCTGGCTGAAGAC GTTGCAGAGGAGCTACAAAACGGACCACTGGAAGAAGATGAAAAAGAGCTATTAACACTTCTTACTGCTCCACATGTGAAG GCAGTGTTAACAGTACATGACacggtggcacagaagaacttTGAGCCTGTGCTTCCCCCTCTGCCGGATGATCTAGACGATGAACTGGAGGAAGAATCAGTGAAGATTGTGCGTTTGGTAAAGAACAAGGAGCCTCTT GGTGCGACCATCCGCAGGGATGAAGTAACTGGGGCGGTAGTGGTTGCTAGGATAATGAGGGGTGGAGCTGCAGACCGCAGTG GTCTGGTACATGTTGGAGATGAGTTGAGGGAGGTCAATGGAAATCTCATTATACACAAACGTCCTGAGGAGATCAGCCAGATTCTG TCTCAGTCTCAGGGCTCGATCACTCTGAAGATTATCCCTGCCATTAAGGAGGAGGATAGATTCAAGGAGAGTAAG GTCTATTTAAGAGCCCTGTTCGATTACACACCATTTGAAGACAAGGCCACACCCTGTCAGGAGGCAGGACTGCCTTTCACATGTGGGGACATCCTGCAGGTGGTCAGCCAAGACGACCCAACATGGTGGCAGGCCAAAAGAGTGGGAGACAGCAACCTGCGTGCCGGCCTCATTCCTTCAAGACAGTTCCAGGAGAG ACGACTGCTGTATAGGATCAAAATGGGAACCCACCAGAGCCCTAAATCACCTAGAGCAACACCAT GTGACCAAACTTGTGAAAAAG AGGACTGTGACAGTGAGGGCAGTGTCAGCGGACAGCACGTAG TTTCTCCAAAGTGTAAGGCGGTGGCACCGTCCTGTGGCCAGGCCTTTTCCTGGGAGTTTTACTCAG CTGGTCTAAGGAGAAGCTTCAGACTAAGCCGCAAGGATCACCAAGGCTCAACCAAAGAGTCTCGTCCAGCAGAGTCTGCAGAGAATGAGTTCCTCATATATGAAGAGGTGACATTATATCAGATGAGACCCCAAGAAAAGCCAAGGCTTGTGGTGCTGATAG gaTCTCTTGGTGCTCGGATCAATGAGCTTAAGCAAAAGGTGATCGCAGAGAATCCTCATCGGTATGGCGTTGCTGTGCCAC ACACAACAAGACCCAGAAAGAGCCATGAGAAGGAAGGTGTAGAATACCACTTTATCTCCAAACAGGCCTTTGAGGCGGACATCCAATCAAATAA GTTTATTGAATATggtgaatataaaaataaccaatatgGGACGAGTCTGGAGTCAATCAGGAGTGTCCTGGCGAGAAATAAAGTATGTCTTGTAGATGTTCAACCTGAG GCCCTAAAAATCCTCCGTACAGCAGAGTTTAAGCCCTATGTGATCTATGTAAAGCCACGCATCCCTGAGATTCATCTGCAGCGTAGCTCTCCCACATCACCAGGAAGGGGTGACAATGGACACATCACA GATGAAGACCTGCAGGACATGAGGCAGTCAGCCGAGCAGATGGACCAGCAATATGGCCACCTAGTGGATAGGGTCCTGGTTAAGGAAGACTCTGCCAGTGCCTGTGTAGAGCTGAGGAATATTCTGGAACGCCTCGAGAGGGAGCCACAGTGGGTGCCTGTCAACTGGGTCCGATCTTGA
- the mpp3b gene encoding MAGUK p55 subfamily member 3 isoform X2: MPVLSPTTGLHEMLALLTSQLHPDANHKEDLVFLREVFSERSLSYLMKIHERLRQFQLQSPTPVLHSASCLAEDVAEELQNGPLEEDEKELLTLLTAPHVKAVLTVHDTVAQKNFEPVLPPLPDDLDDELEEESVKIVRLVKNKEPLGATIRRDEVTGAVVVARIMRGGAADRSGLVHVGDELREVNGNLIIHKRPEEISQILSQSQGSITLKIIPAIKEEDRFKESKVYLRALFDYTPFEDKATPCQEAGLPFTCGDILQVVSQDDPTWWQAKRVGDSNLRAGLIPSRQFQERRLLYRIKMGTHQSPKSPRATPCDQTCEKEDCDSEGSVSGQHVAGLRRSFRLSRKDHQGSTKESRPAESAENEFLIYEEVTLYQMRPQEKPRLVVLIGSLGARINELKQKVIAENPHRYGVAVPHTTRPRKSHEKEGVEYHFISKQAFEADIQSNKFIEYGEYKNNQYGTSLESIRSVLARNKVCLVDVQPEALKILRTAEFKPYVIYVKPRIPEIHLQRSSPTSPGRGDNGHITDEDLQDMRQSAEQMDQQYGHLVDRVLVKEDSASACVELRNILERLEREPQWVPVNWVRS, translated from the exons ATGCCTGTTCTCTCACCTACCACAG GTTTACATGAGATGCTAGCCCTTCTCACCTCCCAGCTACATCCAGATGCAAATCATAAGGAGGACCTTGTCTTTCTCAGGGAGGTCTTCAGTGAGAGGAGCCTCAGCTATCTTATGAAA ATCCATGAGCGACTGAGGCAGTTCCAGCTCCAGAGCCCAACCCCAGTGCTCCACAGCGCATCCTGCCTGGCTGAAGAC GTTGCAGAGGAGCTACAAAACGGACCACTGGAAGAAGATGAAAAAGAGCTATTAACACTTCTTACTGCTCCACATGTGAAG GCAGTGTTAACAGTACATGACacggtggcacagaagaacttTGAGCCTGTGCTTCCCCCTCTGCCGGATGATCTAGACGATGAACTGGAGGAAGAATCAGTGAAGATTGTGCGTTTGGTAAAGAACAAGGAGCCTCTT GGTGCGACCATCCGCAGGGATGAAGTAACTGGGGCGGTAGTGGTTGCTAGGATAATGAGGGGTGGAGCTGCAGACCGCAGTG GTCTGGTACATGTTGGAGATGAGTTGAGGGAGGTCAATGGAAATCTCATTATACACAAACGTCCTGAGGAGATCAGCCAGATTCTG TCTCAGTCTCAGGGCTCGATCACTCTGAAGATTATCCCTGCCATTAAGGAGGAGGATAGATTCAAGGAGAGTAAG GTCTATTTAAGAGCCCTGTTCGATTACACACCATTTGAAGACAAGGCCACACCCTGTCAGGAGGCAGGACTGCCTTTCACATGTGGGGACATCCTGCAGGTGGTCAGCCAAGACGACCCAACATGGTGGCAGGCCAAAAGAGTGGGAGACAGCAACCTGCGTGCCGGCCTCATTCCTTCAAGACAGTTCCAGGAGAG ACGACTGCTGTATAGGATCAAAATGGGAACCCACCAGAGCCCTAAATCACCTAGAGCAACACCAT GTGACCAAACTTGTGAAAAAG AGGACTGTGACAGTGAGGGCAGTGTCAGCGGACAGCACGTAG CTGGTCTAAGGAGAAGCTTCAGACTAAGCCGCAAGGATCACCAAGGCTCAACCAAAGAGTCTCGTCCAGCAGAGTCTGCAGAGAATGAGTTCCTCATATATGAAGAGGTGACATTATATCAGATGAGACCCCAAGAAAAGCCAAGGCTTGTGGTGCTGATAG gaTCTCTTGGTGCTCGGATCAATGAGCTTAAGCAAAAGGTGATCGCAGAGAATCCTCATCGGTATGGCGTTGCTGTGCCAC ACACAACAAGACCCAGAAAGAGCCATGAGAAGGAAGGTGTAGAATACCACTTTATCTCCAAACAGGCCTTTGAGGCGGACATCCAATCAAATAA GTTTATTGAATATggtgaatataaaaataaccaatatgGGACGAGTCTGGAGTCAATCAGGAGTGTCCTGGCGAGAAATAAAGTATGTCTTGTAGATGTTCAACCTGAG GCCCTAAAAATCCTCCGTACAGCAGAGTTTAAGCCCTATGTGATCTATGTAAAGCCACGCATCCCTGAGATTCATCTGCAGCGTAGCTCTCCCACATCACCAGGAAGGGGTGACAATGGACACATCACA GATGAAGACCTGCAGGACATGAGGCAGTCAGCCGAGCAGATGGACCAGCAATATGGCCACCTAGTGGATAGGGTCCTGGTTAAGGAAGACTCTGCCAGTGCCTGTGTAGAGCTGAGGAATATTCTGGAACGCCTCGAGAGGGAGCCACAGTGGGTGCCTGTCAACTGGGTCCGATCTTGA